GATGATATTCACTGGCTTTGGTATTCTTGCCCTGGTATTTGCTTTACTGTTAAAACGTGAAGACAAGAAAAAGGGTTATGGCCTTGAATTACCTAACAAACAATCATAATGCAAGGTTAGACAATAAAAAAAGCGGCATCCATGATGCCGCTTTTTTTATGCAAAAAAAAACCTGCCGGGATTTGCAGGTTTTTTTTAACGACAATTAAAATTTAATGATAGGAGGGATTAACTCGAACAAAGAACCCGGGATGTTCTTTGTTATAACTATAACTACTATAAATCTATGAGACAAAGGTGCAACAAAAAAAAAGCAAAAAGTGAACAAATGAATAAGTGTCCGGACTTTTTTATCCAGCGTACCCGTTTATTGAATAAGTGTTAACTTTTTGACGAATTTTTATCCCTTTTTTGCATGAAAAACGGGCAAAAAAAATGTGTTTTTTGCCCGTTTTTGTCTCAATTTGTCCCTTTTCTCAAAATTTCGTTAATCTCTTTTCAAAATCAAAGCCGACATGGGACCAAGTTCAATCTCTTCTGAAGGGTAGGATAAACCATCAAGCAAATTGGTATACTTTGACTTTTCATCCAGGTTTACTTTTACAGATGCGTCTCCTGTGTTGAACAGTGCATAAACAAGGTCAGTGTTATTAAAGCGTTTATAAATCAATATTTTGCCTTTTGACTGCACAAATTCAAGTTTTCCATCAGACAGTACCTGGTTTTCTTTCCTTATTTTGATGAGTTTCTTGTAATAGGCCAGCATTTCACTGTTAAATTCCACATTGTCAAATGATTTGGGTCCTGGCTGAATGTTTGTTCTGGTTTCCTGTGTAAAAGTAAGGTTGTCCCACCACAAGGGCTTGCGTTCATCAGGATCGTCACCACCCCACATTCCAAATTCATCGCCGTTCCATATATGTGGGCTTCCTATGCTGGTAAATTGGTGCGCCAGGTAAAGTTTTACTCTTTGGTAAGTTTCCGGGTCGGGCCGGCCGCTTATATAGTTGGAGTCTTCATAAGGCGATGCATGGTATTTATATTTTCCTTTGTTGGCAAAGCATGAAAGTAACCGGGGGCTGTCATGTGTTGCATTAACGCACATCATTGAGTACCTGAAAGGTTCTTCCAGTCTGTTCCATTCCATTGTAAGGCTATCGGCAAGTTGTTGCGCATCTGCCAGGGGTTCTGCTGAGGCAAAGAAGCCTCTTGCAGGCCGGTATGCCTGATAAAACATTACAGCGTCAAAAATTTCAGAATTTGCATAAGGTGCCGGATTCATCAGATTATCCGGCCATTTTTCCCACCAGATTTCGCCCACCAGATATGCTTCCTGGTTTATTTCTTTGACAAATTTGCGGTAATCGCGCCAGAATCCCATAGGAATTTGATCGGCCACATCAAGGCGGTATCCATCAATGCCTTTCGAAATGTCTCCATCAGGAGCCAGCCAGCGCTGTGTGACATCAAAAATATGTTTTTTGGCACCCTCATTCATGTTTCCTTCATATGGATGGCCTGAGATTCTTTCGCCTCTCACATTTACTTTCTTTAGTTCAGGAAGGCTCATAATGTTCAGCCAGCCTTTGTAATTAAATTCATTTTGTGGTGTTGAAGGGTCGTCATAGGATAATACTTCATACCAATCTTTATAGGGTGAGTTTTGTTGGTTTTTGATTAAGTCCTGCCATGCCCAGAATAGTACGCCGGTATGATTCCATGAGTAATCAACAATTACTTTAATGTTGCGTTTGTGCAGTTCGTCTACAAGTTTAAGAAAGAGTTTGTCTGCCGAAGTCCATTTCCAGGTGCCTGGGTCACCCGGGTTTTCAGTTGCCATGATTGCCAAATCACCTTCAGGGTCGGGACCGAAGTTAATGTCAATATGGTGGTAATTTCTTGCATCGTACTTGTGAAGCGAAGGCGCATCGTTAATAGGGTTTAGATAAATAGCAGTGATGCCCAAATCTTCAAGATAATCAAGCTTGTCAAGAATGCCTTGTATATCACCTCCATACCGGCGGTGCTGCATGGTTTCTCTTAGCTCGCGACCGGTTTTTGCTGCCCAGCTTTCCTGTGTGTACCAATCAGATGTCCATGGGGTTATGGCCCAGTCATCGGGCACAGGAAACGATGCTGAAGGCGTTGAAATGGATGAAATTGTCGGGTCGTTACTTGTGTCTCCATTGTTAAAACGCTCTACAAATATCTGATACCAGATTACATTTTTTGACCAGTCGGGTGGGCCATTTGTAATGGCTTGTTTTACTTCCGAGTTACATGCTGATAACAACAGCATAAATAAAAAAAGTGCCGGATAAGATATTCTTTTCATAAGACTCTGTTTTTTGATGTTATGTTTAAATCAGATGGTGATTCTGAGGTTTGTCGGGTGGGTATATATGATGCAGCATCAGCAGTCATCCTGTCGTATGATAAACCATAGCCAATTAGATGACTGCAGAATTGCTCAGATAGTTGGATGTCATGTGGTATTGGGCCTCTGATTATCAGCTCGAAGCGCGTTTTTCAATGGAAACAGGAATTACTCTCGTTTGAAATTCTATAAAGGTAGCCGGGTTCTCAATTCTTCTGATAAGTATTTCAACCGCCTGGCGGCCCATTTCAAAACCTCTTTGTTCAACCGTAGTTAAAGGAGGGTGAGCTATACTGGCAATCGGATCATTCCCAAAGCCGGTAACCGCAATATCATCAGGGATTTTGTACCCATTTTCCTGCAATACCTGCATCACAGCAATGGCGGTAAAGTCATTTACAGCAAATATTCCGTCAATTTCAGGTGCCAGTTTTAAGATTTTATCTTTAAGGCCATATACTTCCTGGCGGGTGTCACATTGCATGATGTAGGAATCATGTTGACTGATATTGTAGTTGTATAAAGCTTTCAGGTATCCTTCTTTCCTTAACTTTCCAATCAATAAATGTTGAGGAGAGGCAAGATGCAGAATTTTTTTGCATCCACGTTCAATCAAATGGCTGGTGGCAATGAGAGCACCTTCAAAATCAGCTGTAACTACGCGGTCGGTTTCTACTTCTTCACATACCCTGTCGAAAAAAACCAAAGGAATGCCACTGTCAATTAAGTCTTTGAAATGGCCATGCTCCTCGGTGCTTTTGCTCATTGATACAAGTATACCATCAACTCTGTTATCCAGTAATACCTGTGTATTGATGACTTCTCGTTTATAATCTTCATTTGACTGACAAATGATTAATCTGTATCCCTTTGCATAAGCAAGTTCTTCAATTCCGCTAATGATGGAGGAGAAAAAGTGGTGAATAATTTCCGGAATAACCAATCCAATGGTATTCGAACGCTGCCTTTTAAGGCTTAATGCCAATGCATTGGGCCTGTAATTAACCTGATCGGCATATTCCTTTACAACACGTTTGGTCTCAGTGCTGATATCAGGATGATCCTTGAGGGCTCTTGATACAGTGGAAGGTGAGATTCCTAATGCCCGGGCTATGTCGTTTATCGAGATTAAGTTCGATTTCATTTCAGTTAATTAAACACGTATAATTAGATTTCCCGATAAAGATACATGATTCGTGTATAATAATCCTTGTCAACCGCAATAATTTCAAAAAAAATGGCTGATTGCTCAACTAAATCAGCCCGGCGATATTTTTTTTAAAATTATTATTACGGTGCAAACGATTGCGGAAACGTTTGCAAGTATTTTTTTGACTTTTCGCCCGAAATACTTGCAAAATCAGTGAATTATTTATTAATATTTTCTTAACATTGTGCCTCGAAAGCCGATGTTATTTAATGCTTTCAACTTAATTTAATAAAACATTTTAAAAAGTTTTTAATACTCCGGGCTAAACTGATTGAACAGACAATCGAAATTTTTAGTCTGGTGCTGATAAAATTTTACTGTTTTTTAACAATAGGATATTTGAGCTTTGTTTATTCATATATTTATGTGCAAGAATTCATATTATCTTTCTGATGGTTAATTTCAGAAAGAAGAACATGTAGAACAGGTTTTCTATATGTTTATCGACGATTTGATATTGCTTTCAAATGCGTTTACCAAGAAAGTTTTTAAACTGAATTTTCATCACCAATTAAATAATAATAAACCACCAACCAAAATCAGAATTATGAAGAAGCATTCTACATTGCTGAAAGTTCTGTTTCTTTTTCTGAGTCTGACTTTTGCTTACCAGGGTTTCGCCCAGGGAGTCAGGATTTCAGGGAAGGTTACAGATGCAAACGATGGTAAAACCATGCCTGGGGTTACCATTGCTGTAAAAAACACTACAACAGGCACGATTACAGATATTGATGGAAGTTTTTCCATTAATGTTGATAAAGGTGCAACACTTGTGTTTTCATTTATTGGTTACAACACCCAGGAAGTTGTTGTAGGCGACAAAACTAGCATTAACATTGTGATGGTTCCCTCTGTTACAACACTTGAAGAAGCAGTTGTAATCGGATATGGTACTGTTAAAAAAAGTGATGCTACCGGTTCGGTTGCTGTTGTTTCCTCTAAGGATTTTAACCGCGGAGCTATTACTTCTCCCCAGGAGTTGCTGGTAGGTAAAACTACCGGTGTGGTTATTACATCCAACGGAGGTGCGCCGGGCTCAGGAGCAACTATCCGCATCAGGGGAGGATCTTCTCTCAATGCCAGTAATGATCCTTTGATTGTTATAGATGGTATTCCGGTTGACAACACCGGGATTTCAGGTTCTGCTAACCCACTGGCTTCTATTAACCCCAATGATATTGAATCATTTACAGTATTAAAAGACGCTTCTGCAACCGCTATTTACGGTTCAAGAGCTTCGAATGGTGTCATTATCATTACCACCAAAAAAGGAGCTTCAGCCGGTGGTAAGAAAATGGCCATCAATTACAATGGCGCATTTTCGCTCAATACTGTACCCAATACATTAGAAGTATTCTCAGGTGATGACTTTAAAGTATTGGTTAACGAATTGAAAGATAAAGGCTTTTCAGGCTTAAGCGATAAATCTGTAAAACGTTTGGGAACTGCAAATACCGACTGGCAGAATGAAATCTATCGTTCTTCCTTTACTCAGGATCATAACCTGAGCATCGCAGGCAATGCAAGCAAGCTTCCTTACAGAGCTTCTGTGGGTTATACCAATCAGGATGGTATTTTGAAAGAAACCAATATGAACCGTCTTTCAGGCGCATTTAACCTGAGTCCGGTTTTATTGAATGATCATCTGAAAGTTGACCTCAATTTTAAAGGAAGTCAGTCTAAATATGAATTCAGTAACACAGGGGCTGTTGGTTCTGCAGTAGCTTATGATCCTACTCAGCCGGTAATGAATGGAAATACCCGTTTTGGCGGATATCACACATGGGTTAATCTGGCCGATACACTGGAAGATGGTTCAATGAATCCTAATGGTTATCCTAACCCAATCGGAGTGAGCAATCCTGTTGCTTTACTGAATCAAACAACCAACAATTCAACGGTAAACCGTTACCTTGGTAATGCTCAGTTTGAATATAAATTCCATTTCCTGCCCGAATTAAAAGCCAATTTAAATATGGGTTTTGATAAATCGAGCAGCGATGGTATAAATAATGCCCCGAACGAAGCAGCCTGGACATTCCGTCAGGGTATTGGTCAAAAAATTGACTACACCCAGGAAAAAAATATGGAGTTGTTGGATTTTTACCTGAATTATGTGAAGGAATTGCCTTCAATCAAAAGTAAAATTGATGCTACTGCTGGTTATTCATGGCAACATTTCAAAAGAGAAGGCGACAATTACTCACGCAACGGAGATGAAACGGTTGTTCAGGACAGTACACAGTACATCAATGAAAACTACCTCGTTTCTTTCTTTGGAAGGTTAAATTATACACTTAACGACAGATATTTACTTACTGTTACTTTACGTGATGACGGTTCATCCCGTTTTTCAGAAGATACACGCTGGGGTTTGTTCCCTGCAGTAGCTTTTGCCTGGAGGATAAAAGATGAAGGATTTGCCAGCAAACTCCAGAATCTGTCAGACCTGAAATTGCGCCTGGGTTATGGTGTTACCGGACAGCAGAATATTGGCGATAACTTCAGGGATTATTATCCATACCTGGCCACTTATGTCATAAGCGAACCTACTGCTTATTATCAGTTTGGCAGTAACTTCTATCCTACACTCCGTCCGAATCCTTATGATGCAAATCTGAAATGGGAAACAACCACAACCTATAATGTTGGTCTCGACTTTGGATTCTACGATAACAGAGTAACCGGAGCCATTGATTATTATTTCAGACAAACTGAAGATCTGATCGGATATATTCCCATCGCAGTTGGAAGTAACTTCTCCAATTACTTGACTACCAATGTTGGAAGTCTTGAGAATAAGGGAGTTGAACTGATGATTGATGTGAAACCTGTTATTACCAAAGATCTCTTATGGACTGTTGGTTACAATGTTTCATACAACAAAAATGAGATTACAAAAATTTCATTGAATGACGATCCTGAATATTCAGGTGTTCCTGTTGGAGGAATCAGTGGAGGTGTTGGTAATTTTATTCAGAACAACAATGTTGGCTTCCCTGCAAACTCGTTTTATGTTTATCAGCAAGTATATGATGATAACGGAATGCCTATTGAAGGACTGTACATCGACCGTAGCGGTCAGGGCGGAAATATTGCAGGTAATGAGTTGAATAAATATCATTACGAAAAACCTGCCCCTGATTTTGTTATGGGACTTTCTTCCACACTCAGATATAAGAAGTTTGACGCTGCTTTATCGGCAAGGGTTAACATTGGCAACTACGTTTACAATAATGTAGCTTCCGACAGAGCTGTTTACAGCAGTCTTTACAATCAGTCAGGCTATTTCAATAACCTGCCAACACAGGTAAATAATACCAAATTCAACACACCTCAGTACTGGTCTGATTTTTATATTGAGAACGCTTCATTCTTCCGTCTCGATAACGTTAGTGTTGGTTACAATTTTAACGAATTGTTCAACCAGAAGATCGATGCACGTTTTAGTTTCACGGTGCAGAATGCTTTTGTTATAACCAAATATAACGGATTGGATCCTGAGGTAGATGGTGGAATCGATAACAATTTTTATCCTCGTGCACGTACGTTTGTTTTCGGTGTAAACTTAAACCTCTAAAATGCGAATTGATATGAAAAAATACCTCAAAATATCGCTGGCTGCGTTGTTTCTTGCAGCCTTCACAACATCCTGTATCAAAGATCTAGATGTTGAACCACTGGATGAAAATGTATCTACTTCTGTTACCGTTTACGATAGTCCCGAGGCTTATTTGCAGGGGCTGGCCAAGCTTTATGCTTCGTATGCAGTTAGCGGACAGCAGGGACCTTCAGGTAACCCTGATATTGCCGGAATTGATGAAGGATTCTCAAATTATCTGCGTCAATACTGGAATGCACAGGAATTACCTACCGATGAAGCTGTAATGGCATGGAATGATGCAACAATTAAAGACTTCCACTGGCAGACATGGTCGCCCAATGACGTCTTTATTCAGGCTCTTTATTCCAGAATATTCTTCACTATTGCTGTTTCCAACGAGTATATCAGGGCAACCAAAGACAATACTGACCCTTCTATTCAGCGTTACAATGCTGAAGCAAGGTTTATCAGAGCTCTTTCATACTGGCATGCAATTGACCTCTTCGGAAATCCTCCTTTTATTACTGAGGAAGATCTTCCAGGTTCTTTCTATCCCCGTCAGATTAACAGGGCTGATCTGTTTACCTATATTGAAACAGAATTGAAGGACATTGAAGGAAAACTTGGTGCTCCCCGCTTTGAATATGGCAGAGCTGATCAGGCTGCTGCCTGGACGCTTTTGGCTAAACTTTACCAGAATGCTATCGTGTACATTGGCCAGGATATGAGCTCAGAATGTATCACTTATTGTACAAAGGTGATGGACGCCGGATATCAGCTGGCTCCTGCTTATCAGAATAATTTTGTTGCTGATAACCACACAAGTCCTGAAATCATCTTTTCTATCAACTATGATGGAGATTATACCCGTTCATATGGTGGTATGGTTTACCTGATTCATGCAGCCATTGGCGGAACCATGCCGGCAGCTGATTTTGGCGTTGGCGGAGGCTGGGGCGGTATTCGCACTACCAAAGCTCTTGTTCAGAAGTTCTATCCTAATGTTACAAGCAAAGGCCTTTATTCATCTCCTATTCCTCGCAGGCTGAAATCTGATTATCCGGTAATTTATGTACCGGGTAATTATATGACACCTGAATGGGACCCCGCAAATTCTACTCAACTGGCTTCGGTTAACAGTGATGGCAACTACGAAGGTTACATTTATGTTGAAGCAGGTAAGGAATTTAAATTTACCGATGGCCCGGGATGGGATGTAAACTATGGCGATGATGGTGCCGACGGTACACTTGATGCTGGCGGAGCTAACCTTACAGTGGCTGAAACCGGGTACTATAAGCTGAATGTTAACCTCAATGATTTTACTTACACCATTGTAAGAACTGATTGGGGTGTGATTGGCTCAGCAACCGCTAATGGTTGGGATGGTGATCAGAATATGACTTACGATCCTGCTACCGGAATGTGGAATGCCATGCTTGACCTTGTTGCAGGTGAAATTAAATTCCGCGCCAATGATGGTTGGGATATCAATTATGGTGATACCGGAGTTGATGGCATCCTCGATGCAGGTGGCGATAATATTGCCATTCCTGAAGCCGGAACTTATATTGTAACAATGAAACTGGGTACACCTGATTATACTTATTCAGTTGTAAGAAACAGTTATGATAAACGCGCTATGTTTTGGAGCGATGGTCAAACCCTTGACATTGTTGA
The nucleotide sequence above comes from Lentimicrobiaceae bacterium. Encoded proteins:
- a CDS encoding alpha-amylase, which encodes MKRISYPALFLFMLLLSACNSEVKQAITNGPPDWSKNVIWYQIFVERFNNGDTSNDPTISSISTPSASFPVPDDWAITPWTSDWYTQESWAAKTGRELRETMQHRRYGGDIQGILDKLDYLEDLGITAIYLNPINDAPSLHKYDARNYHHIDINFGPDPEGDLAIMATENPGDPGTWKWTSADKLFLKLVDELHKRNIKVIVDYSWNHTGVLFWAWQDLIKNQQNSPYKDWYEVLSYDDPSTPQNEFNYKGWLNIMSLPELKKVNVRGERISGHPYEGNMNEGAKKHIFDVTQRWLAPDGDISKGIDGYRLDVADQIPMGFWRDYRKFVKEINQEAYLVGEIWWEKWPDNLMNPAPYANSEIFDAVMFYQAYRPARGFFASAEPLADAQQLADSLTMEWNRLEEPFRYSMMCVNATHDSPRLLSCFANKGKYKYHASPYEDSNYISGRPDPETYQRVKLYLAHQFTSIGSPHIWNGDEFGMWGGDDPDERKPLWWDNLTFTQETRTNIQPGPKSFDNVEFNSEMLAYYKKLIKIRKENQVLSDGKLEFVQSKGKILIYKRFNNTDLVYALFNTGDASVKVNLDEKSKYTNLLDGLSYPSEEIELGPMSALILKRD
- a CDS encoding LacI family DNA-binding transcriptional regulator, whose amino-acid sequence is MKSNLISINDIARALGISPSTVSRALKDHPDISTETKRVVKEYADQVNYRPNALALSLKRQRSNTIGLVIPEIIHHFFSSIISGIEELAYAKGYRLIICQSNEDYKREVINTQVLLDNRVDGILVSMSKSTEEHGHFKDLIDSGIPLVFFDRVCEEVETDRVVTADFEGALIATSHLIERGCKKILHLASPQHLLIGKLRKEGYLKALYNYNISQHDSYIMQCDTRQEVYGLKDKILKLAPEIDGIFAVNDFTAIAVMQVLQENGYKIPDDIAVTGFGNDPIASIAHPPLTTVEQRGFEMGRQAVEILIRRIENPATFIEFQTRVIPVSIEKRASS
- a CDS encoding TonB-dependent receptor, which codes for MKKHSTLLKVLFLFLSLTFAYQGFAQGVRISGKVTDANDGKTMPGVTIAVKNTTTGTITDIDGSFSINVDKGATLVFSFIGYNTQEVVVGDKTSINIVMVPSVTTLEEAVVIGYGTVKKSDATGSVAVVSSKDFNRGAITSPQELLVGKTTGVVITSNGGAPGSGATIRIRGGSSLNASNDPLIVIDGIPVDNTGISGSANPLASINPNDIESFTVLKDASATAIYGSRASNGVIIITTKKGASAGGKKMAINYNGAFSLNTVPNTLEVFSGDDFKVLVNELKDKGFSGLSDKSVKRLGTANTDWQNEIYRSSFTQDHNLSIAGNASKLPYRASVGYTNQDGILKETNMNRLSGAFNLSPVLLNDHLKVDLNFKGSQSKYEFSNTGAVGSAVAYDPTQPVMNGNTRFGGYHTWVNLADTLEDGSMNPNGYPNPIGVSNPVALLNQTTNNSTVNRYLGNAQFEYKFHFLPELKANLNMGFDKSSSDGINNAPNEAAWTFRQGIGQKIDYTQEKNMELLDFYLNYVKELPSIKSKIDATAGYSWQHFKREGDNYSRNGDETVVQDSTQYINENYLVSFFGRLNYTLNDRYLLTVTLRDDGSSRFSEDTRWGLFPAVAFAWRIKDEGFASKLQNLSDLKLRLGYGVTGQQNIGDNFRDYYPYLATYVISEPTAYYQFGSNFYPTLRPNPYDANLKWETTTTYNVGLDFGFYDNRVTGAIDYYFRQTEDLIGYIPIAVGSNFSNYLTTNVGSLENKGVELMIDVKPVITKDLLWTVGYNVSYNKNEITKISLNDDPEYSGVPVGGISGGVGNFIQNNNVGFPANSFYVYQQVYDDNGMPIEGLYIDRSGQGGNIAGNELNKYHYEKPAPDFVMGLSSTLRYKKFDAALSARVNIGNYVYNNVASDRAVYSSLYNQSGYFNNLPTQVNNTKFNTPQYWSDFYIENASFFRLDNVSVGYNFNELFNQKIDARFSFTVQNAFVITKYNGLDPEVDGGIDNNFYPRARTFVFGVNLNL
- a CDS encoding RagB/SusD family nutrient uptake outer membrane protein; translation: MKKYLKISLAALFLAAFTTSCIKDLDVEPLDENVSTSVTVYDSPEAYLQGLAKLYASYAVSGQQGPSGNPDIAGIDEGFSNYLRQYWNAQELPTDEAVMAWNDATIKDFHWQTWSPNDVFIQALYSRIFFTIAVSNEYIRATKDNTDPSIQRYNAEARFIRALSYWHAIDLFGNPPFITEEDLPGSFYPRQINRADLFTYIETELKDIEGKLGAPRFEYGRADQAAAWTLLAKLYQNAIVYIGQDMSSECITYCTKVMDAGYQLAPAYQNNFVADNHTSPEIIFSINYDGDYTRSYGGMVYLIHAAIGGTMPAADFGVGGGWGGIRTTKALVQKFYPNVTSKGLYSSPIPRRLKSDYPVIYVPGNYMTPEWDPANSTQLASVNSDGNYEGYIYVEAGKEFKFTDGPGWDVNYGDDGADGTLDAGGANLTVAETGYYKLNVNLNDFTYTIVRTDWGVIGSATANGWDGDQNMTYDPATGMWNAMLDLVAGEIKFRANDGWDINYGDTGVDGILDAGGDNIAIPEAGTYIVTMKLGTPDYTYSVVRNSYDKRAMFWSDGQTLDIVDIGQFTEGYAITKFKNVNADGSEAVHPHPDFVCTDYPMFRLADVYLMYAESVLRGGGGNAGTALDLVNQLRKRAYGDEYGNVTSSQMDLNFILDERARELYWEGHRRTDLIRYNKFTTADYLWPWKGRTPEGSATGAFRNLYPIPSADMGANPNLKQNTGY